The following proteins come from a genomic window of Oncorhynchus masou masou isolate Uvic2021 chromosome 25, UVic_Omas_1.1, whole genome shotgun sequence:
- the fam222aa gene encoding protein FAM222A — MLACLQRRQNPPIPSSQHPLCASKALEPPQALSRKCDMVVPMHSPRYPSVAELDAYAQKTQSSPLSIKIFPTNIRVPQHKHLNRTVNGFDTTGSQRYSPYPHLHTGGYTGLLAIVKVSSPFAPTKGVLKNSEGRRTKLSPAQIAVAPYPPPSSSTLANGHCRMVYHTGPSQPPEAPGLSLSVPPNVTVAGSGIPVTGGRGLVQLPPQSNLPSIQSIIYQINQHCQAQALQQVCHGANPSTAPSTNPSPSKQGAGGIMGVSTCSSGGGYVGGMAPQPNLVYTGAGLPLAVHSGEAMKAGMYSDSMDYILWQKQQQQQQAVLRMYSAGSGGGGAISKSPESCGAPGGAGIMAQAQVSSSSSSRPYHLTGGSGGGGGCLDKVSSSPLNCMGMHGNFSVGQYFAPPWNSVLVTPDSDCYNPHQELLGTTTRGPATGGHREMGYPHHHHPHHHHHHHHHHPAIDSGSGGCLCCSLPSKNQLCNTSVLSSSLQSLEYLINDVHPPCIKEQMLGKGYETVSVPRLLDHQHAHIRLPVYR; from the coding sequence GTGACATGGTGGTTCCCATGCATTCTCCCCGCTACCCCAGCGTGGCTGAGCTGGATGCCTACGCCCAGAAGACGCAGAGCAGCCCGCTGTCCATCAAGATCTTCCCCACCAACATCAGAGTCCCCCAGCACAAGCACCTTAACCGGACTGTGAACggctttgacaccacaggtagccAGCGCTACAGCCCCTACCCACACCTCCATACCGGCGGCTACACAGGCCTCCTGGCCATTGTCAAGGTCTCTTCCCCCTTCGCCCCCACTAAGGGCGTCCTCAAGAACTCGGAAGGCAGGCGAACTAAGCTCTCCCCAGCCCAAATAGCTGTCGCCCCATACCCTCCCCCTAGCAGTAGTACTTTAGCCAATGGCCACTGCCGGATGGTGTACCACACTGGACCCTCGCAGCCCCCCGAGGCCCCTGGCCTCTCCCTCTCGGTGCCCCCTAACGTCACTGTGGCCGGCTCTGGGATCCCTGTGACAGGGGGACGAGGCCTGGTCCAGCTACCCCCACAGTCCAACCTCCCTTCCATCCAGAGCATCATCTATCAAATCAACCAACACTGCCAGGCCCAGGCTCTGCAGCAGGTGTGCCATGGTGCAAACCCCTCCACCGCACCCTCTACCAACCCCAGCCCCTCCAAGCAGGGTGCGGGGGGTATCATGGGGGTATCCACCTGCTCCTCGGGAGGCGGCTACGTGGGCGGCATGGCACCCCAGCCTAACCTGGTGTACACAGGGGCAGGGCTGCCGCTGGCGGTGCACAGTGGCGAGGCCATGAAGGCCGGAATGTACTCGGACAGCATGGACTACATCCTGTGGCagaaacagcaacagcagcagcaggctgTGCTTCGCATGTATAGTGCGGGCAGCGGGGGAGGAGGGGCCATTAGTAAGTCCCCTGAAAGCTGTGGTGCACCGGGGGGAGCAGGGATCATGGCCCAGGCGCAGgtgtcatcctcctcctcctccagacccTACCACCTGACGGGGGGaagtggagggggtggggggtgcctGGACAAGGTCAGCTCCTCCCCTCTGAACTGCATGGGGATGCATGGGAACTTCTCGGTGGGCCAGTACTTTGCCCCACCCTGGAACAGCGTGCTGGTCACCCCCGACAGTGACTGTTACAACCCGCACCAGGAGCTCCTGGGGACCACCACCCGAGGGCCAGCCACTGGAGGGCACAGGGAGATGGGCTACCCCCACCACcatcatccccaccatcaccaccaccaccatcaccaccaccccgcAATAGACAGCGGGAGCGGGGGATGCCTGTGCTGCAGCTTACCCAGTAAGAACCAGCTGTGCAACACATCGGTGCTGAGCAGCAGCCTGCAGTCTCTGGAGTACCTGATCAACGACGTCCACCCGCCCTGCATCAAAGAGCAGATGCTGGGCAAAGGCTACGAGACTGTGTCGGTGCCACGGCTGTTGGACCACCAGCACGCGCACATCCGCCTCCCAGTTTACAGATAG